A segment of the Gossypium hirsutum isolate 1008001.06 chromosome D10, Gossypium_hirsutum_v2.1, whole genome shotgun sequence genome:
GATTCACCTAATAAGATGGAGAGCCAAAAAAGTACAAGGAGATAGAAAATGGGGTAGTATGCTGAAAAAGACCGAGGTTGAGGACTAGTAAGAGGGTTTAAAGTCTAATCCTTTATTCATTGCTCTTTAGAGTATTTATAGGAGAAGGGTCTCCCACCTAATAATGCCACAATTCTGAGCATGTGGTTGACCAAGTGGCAAGGTAGAAAGTGATCATCACGCAATAAGATGGTTGTCATCAAGCAAGACATTGCTTTGACATTTTCCTTATTGAGGTAATAAGGTAGTTATAATTTAGTGGTCTCACTTGGAGATAAGAGCATTCCTACCAAGAGCAGGTGGTCTGGGTGGCGAGGTAGAAGGTGGTCTATCCGAGTGCCACACCTAGAGATTGATCAAGCCGCAGACAAAGGGGTGAAAAGGAATGTGGATCCCAGATTCAAGTAAGTACAATGGGGCCCGGAGACTCCGCTAAGGGGATGAAACCCTTCCAGTATACTAAACTTATATTTGTGGTGCCTCGTGACAAGCCTCTTTCACATCAACAACCTTCCCATCCCCATCTCAGTGGTGCACTCATAGGAAGCACTGACCATAGGCTCGTTTTCTTCTGACTAAGCTCATCGATCTCCGACTACCCTTCTAGGAAGTTCGATAATAGGTTTATAGCTTGTTTCAACCATAAATGTCAAAACGACGAAGAGAAAGATAAGAAAAGGCAAGAAAATGAGGGTTACCCTGGAAATCCTAAGTGAAAAACCCCAAACCAAGGAAAACAACAAGCAAGAGAGTAAGAAACCCAAAAACAGAAGCACTTGAGGACCACCTACACAACAGTagaaaactagaaagaaaaattCGAAAACCAACAGCGACAAAAATGATTACAAGGTCGAAGAAGAAGATAATATATAGGATTCTCTCAAGACGGTGCATTTCATCATTTGTACTCCTCAATAAGTCACAGCTAATGAAACCCGGACACTGTTGGATGAAGAGTTGCTATTCATCATTACTCTGACTCGCCATGCATAATTGTTTAGCTTTGCATTAAATGCAAATATTTTGAAAGCTTCAAGGCAATCCTTCATCTCCAAACACGTACTTAGTACACATAATGAGCAACTTTTAGTCTTCCAAATCAGTCATTATCATACCACCTACTATTTTACCCCTCACAAAGATTACAGATCGTCTCAAGGTAGGCTATTTTATAACCTACCTTTCAATGGGGGAGACAATTGTTAAATCCATGCTCAGCTTGGATACATGGCATCACTAGAAGCTACTTGAGAAGAACTTGTGGACAACCCTCCACCTCCTACCACCTGACTAGCCATAGTGTGAGTAGCCACTTGGATAGACTACCTGCTCTTAGCAAGAACACTATTATCTTCAAGTGGGGCCATAAAGGGACTACTGAAGCATAATTATCTCGTACTATCACAGGAAGAAGAATATCAAAGCAATGTTAAACTTAACGACATTGTCACCTAGTTGACCACATGTTCACCATATCCTAGAATTGTCGACAACGTGACATTATTAGGTGGGAGACCCTTGTCCTATGAATACCCTAAAGAATGATGAACTAAGGATCAAACTTAGACCCTCTTACTACTCCTCACCCTCAATCTTCTTCAACGTACTAACCCTTTTTCCATCTCCTTATACTTTTCTGATTTTTCACCTGATTAGACGAATCGCCTCCTATGCCTCACCACCTTCTCCTTATTATCTCCTCCCTTGCTGATACCTAgttcaacaaaattaaaatgaaaaataatttaaattgtaagtaaagggaaatttaaataggtaaaatacattattaagaatattaaatgcactcaaattatttattatagcATTGTCATTTTTCTTGAGTTGGTATTACTTAACTTGTGATATAAACTCCATCGACAACATTATCAATAAGATTATGGCATACCCACGATGTGggtgaaaataattatataatatatttattaaattgaaaaaaagattaaattgtgagtaaattaaaatttaaatgcgTAAATCATcgaattaagaatattaaatgcactacaattgtttatcataatattattatcaaaataaagctttggttgagtggtaaatttaagatttttttaatgcAATTGGCATGAGTTCAAAGCTCATCATATGCATTTTcttccttaaaataaaaatactaaaatacccttgaataatataacttattttaattacgaaaagACATTTTCGAAATTTTCCTAACCGAGTTAGTGTCCAGTTGACtcatgacaccaactcagtcatagagttaaataatagtataaattaataaataataattaaatataacatagatgataaataaataaataaataataaaattaacaatacgaaaaataataataaaataataaaattcaaactCAATCCAAACTTGATCCAAATTTAATCCCAACAAAATATGATTATAACATCAATCAAGACCAAAAGATAAAACCACCCCAAGCGATATCATGTTGTCGAACAGAACTCCATCGAGTGTTGAATCCCAAGCTTGTGGATGCTTCAACCTCGTAAGCATTGCTATGTGACCGTAAGAGATTTTAATGCACCTGCATGTgtttacaactttttttttccttttcagcAACAAGAATGCTTGATTTTATTGATTATGATTAGGTTTAGTTGATTTTATTGCTTAAGTTTAGGTTTTTAGATGTATTTTTAACTgatattattgtattttacaGTTTGGTAAAAGAAAAAACTTGTTCATTTCTTTGCAGGCAACTTTACAATTTTACAGTTTGGTATCTTGTTAGCACCTAGCATTCAGCAAAGACTTAAAAAGGACCAGAATAGAAAAAAGGATGTGCTGTACATTGAGTTAGGAAGAAATTCTAGGCTTCTGAGCATGATTTTCAAGTGATCTAAATCTACTATTCCCATCCCATTAACAATTTTCTAACACCCTCTTCGATCATATTCCTCGAAACATGATGACTATCTCCTTCGTCGAGTAGGATCCTATATACTTCCCATTCTCGATCACATATCATGTGTCTCCCTATCTCGACCTGACAAAAGTTTATGTAGAAACCGAATTGCAGTTAGAAATTGGAGGACAACAATCAGTTTTACGAGCGTTATGACAAACGATAATAATGGATAATGTAGGTAATACCGAAAAGATCTGGATGTTGAGATTCTTGAGAGCAAGGGTTATGTCGTGAAAAACAAGAGGCCGGCCTCTGCCAGACAACTCAACAGGGTTTGCTACTAGTAGCTCAGTATCAGGTCCCCTGCTTACCACGGCTACTCTAAGAGGACGAAAAAGCTCCATTCTTAGACGAGAGCACAGCGCATTTTGCTTATTGCGGTCTATGATTTTCTTGCCATCGGCTTGCACTATGAACAAGTCCAACTCACAGCCACCTCTTCGGTTTGCAAAGAATCGTCCGTACGAAACCTGAtacaaaatgttaattttataaggAGCATATATAGGAAATTGAGCAATCAAGAAGAGAAGCCAAGCTGCATAGTTTTGCAACCTTTTACAGTTATGAAACAACTCTTTATGGACATTCAAGACTTCCTGAAGGTACTTCCAAGCAATTTTAAAGCATCAAAATTGAtagtttttttctttagatttacCCATTGCAAGCAAATTCAATGAAATGCTGGAGCCCGACACATATTTTGACATATCTATGAGGATATGACCTCCAAAAACCCTCCAAATACAAGGGCGGAAAAACATACTTGTCCCAAGACACATACCGTATCCAACACTAACATCCAAGCCTGAGTAACATAAATTCAAAGTACCGCATAAATGGGATCACAAACACCAACATAGAGAACCGTTTCGAATACATAAGTTAGCAGTTCACTATATGTACCTGGATATTGTAGTCCTTTAGGGTTCTCATGCTATCATATATTAGACCTTTGTGATCCTGGCAGAGGATTTGAATAAGTGTGTGGGAGGGGCTAAGGGAGTTGTCAACTGTCACTGATATTGGGTCAGAAGCAAGTAATCCACCTGGATGTCGTGCAGGCAGCTCTAAACTGAACATGTCTTCAGTGATTGCAGAAGGAAGAAACGATGTTCCTTGTGAACATGCAGTTATTTCCTCGCCAGCTGATTCAATCTCACAACTTTCCAATATATCACCTAGTGCAGTTATGAAGTGAAGAATTGTTTCACCTTGCCGTTCTTTTGTATGAAGTAGTTCcctaaaattatcaaaagggGGAGAAGAACCAAGTTACAAAAATGTCATACACATACATGCCTGCCAACAAACATACAATACATGCATAcatctacatatatatatatatatcagaaaCGATAAATACATGGACTGCCCCTAAGAAGTTGACGTAATGGTACAAAACTCTGTACATATCTTCTCTTCTTTCCTAATATTAAAACACACTTTCTCTCCATCACAAAGTGCCATGCAAAGAGGTTATATATCTCTTCCAATGCCATAAACTAATTCCTCTCTCAATGTCAGATTAATTACAGAAAAGCTTTATTTAAAAAGTTCTAGTTCGGACGTTTAATGTACTAATAAATAATCAAACTTCACATTTTTTAcacttggaaaaatcatcaatttaaGGTTCATAGATGATGAAATGTGAGAAGttctattaaatttaataaaaaaggtcAAGTACAACTTAGGAAAATAGTGATAACTGATATGAGAACCTCATAATAGATATAATGAAGAGGCAAAACCATATATGGTGCCTTGATGTGTCTCTTATTAGATAACCATCACCAAACAAATTCCGTACACTCCACTTTGGAGTTTATAGAAGTAGAACATTAACATTAACATTAACATTAACATTAACATCCTTCCCCTATTTCACACTTAAAGTACATGCCACTAATCAGATCTACTTTATCCCCCACTGGCGCTGGTTATGGAGAAACCACCATGAAAAATTCATACCCTTAAGAATCTGAATACCCAATACAAAATTAAATAGGCCTAAAAGAACCAAGCAACTGTGCATAGATGAAAATCGGAAAAGATCACTATGAATTTCAAGTTAAAGAAGTTCTCAACACTAGCAAACCTGGTATCAGTGATGAAAAAGAGGTCCATCACTTTTCCATCTGGAGTAGTGGAtaccttcactctctttattGTAAGCTCCAGGTCAAAAAGGACCAGAGTTATGTCTATAAAAACAATATGGGAAATTTTATATCAACCAAAAGATATGGACATACAAatttaacataaacataaaattGCTCTTAATGAATATCAATGATCAACAACTACACTCAGTTACGGAGCAGTAACTGTAAGCAATTAAAAGAGGAAAAGTGATTTTCAAATTCAACAGTACTTGTACTTTAAGAAAGATTCTCATTTCTATTCACAAGACAATTTCTAAATTCCATTCATTTTCCCATGCATTTTGGCTTCTCTAACATCTCAAAGAATAGTAAAAGTTAACATTACAATCTTAATCCAAAAGCaagaaaaaaccaaaaataatagaaaaagaaaacaaattcctTCTCGTTATAATATTTCCAGTTAATAAACAAATACCGAACTTATCcgattcaatttaatcaaataacTTTTCTTAGTTTCAGCATAAATGAAATCATGCAACAAAAGAGGTGGCTCACAAGATCACACTTTCGAAGTTTAAGCAATGAGGCAAAACAAAATCCAATGCCTGAAATACCTCAAAAAACAAATAAGAGATGGCTAACCACTTGCTAAACCtaacattgaattttttttccattatcaaagacttaaaagaaaagaaagattaccATGTAACAGTCCTTTCCTAACACAAGAACACCAAAACTTCAGAAGATATACATCCAGTTGCTTTGGTTGCTGATTTACAGGCCTGTAATAGTCTATCCCGGATGTCGAAAAATACGAAGGACAAACTTCCAATAGCCTTTTCTCAAGCAAATCCCACCTTGTGTTTGTTTTCCCATCCACCCAAAGCACTATGTAGCACCATTTTCCATCTGTTGAGAAATCTTATCcacaaaaaaggaaaaacaaattcAGTACTTGACTTACACCTCCAAATTCTTTGTAGCATCAACACAAACAAAATCTAAAAGTTAAAAAAGGATGAGGATAATAACAGACTCAAAAGTACATATCATAAAGAACTATGATCAAGCAAGTATTTTTTGCTTGCTATAcataaattaaagattaaaaaattattaaaacaagaCAAGCAGTAACCAATTTGATTCATTGTTCATATCCCCAAAAAAAGTTGCCAAGAAAACCCCAAGGATTGATATTCAATCAGCTAAATAACATcccattaaaataaaaagataagatAAAAAAAGCTAAGAAAATCACAATGACCCATCATTTATAATGTTAACAcaactccaaaaaaaaaaaaaacacccaaaGAAATGTTAATAGAAATGGTGAGTGGAAAAAGCTTACCTCCTCTAGCAATGCTTAACCCAAAGTGCAAAACAATCCTACACAAATCACAGCCTAATCCAGTCTTATCAGGGCAATTCACCGATATCACAGTGGGATCCCCTGCTTTCTCTGCTGGACTTATCACTACAACATCTTCCctcaaaattcccatatttttcCCTTTCCCTTTCTCTTCACTCTGTTCTTTTGCCCTGTTTTTTGCTTCAAAAGACTGGGCTTTCCCGCCCTCTTTGTCTCTCTTTTGCTTccttatttattttgttgttcaATTTTGAAGCAAATGGATTGAAGTTTCCGTCAATAGCAGTGAGAGAAACAAAACACAAGACATAACTgagaataaaaaattcaaaaaggaaatttattattattattttctcttcCTCTGTTTCTCAGTTTCTTTCCATGTGATCTTCAATTTCTCGCCCAATTTCAGAGGTAATATTTATTAAAGAAGGCTTAATGAGAAATTTGGTGactaaaatttacatattttgtcaaaatggtcctaattgtattttttagcAAATGtaaaaaaagatttcaaaatgaaTGCATATTGTTGTTTACAgataagttttaattttgaaactttttttagataattacttttattttctttaaattaagatttattttttaacttcatgaattatttattttattattttccacatgtaattattttattaggttatctaagtaataaattatatctcattaaaaatatttcaagtaTGAAATTCCACATCATCCCATTAACTTTTTTAACTGTACTTTCACCAAATCTGTTAAGAAAAAAgcaatttgaaaaaaagaataaaggttgatgacaaaaaaagttcaaaaatatattagcaattaattaatttttttgaaattgaaattttaaaaaattatgttttaaaattaaaaattataaatattttttaaaaaataattatttgacaaAAAATGCAAACAAGGATgaagtcaaaaaaaaaatttgaggggcggaattaaattttatatttttacgataataaaaatataattttaccattttaatagtatgtatatttattattttttaaagattaaataaattttttgtcgTTTTGAgaaggtcaaagtgtaatttaaccattattaatttaaagttttataaattataaagaggcctaattgaaaaaaaaattattttacgggAGTCGAAGCCCTTACCAATCCTTGAATCCGCTACAGAATGCAAGCTCAATAGCTAAAAGAGgtgaaacttaaataaaaaattaaaatgattttttttataaagttggaggtTGAAAATAAGCTATTATACCTTAAAGTATTAACTACAAAATTTATGTAGTTTGGATGGTAGTTTAGAACGTTGAAAATCTTCGTAAAACAATTCTCATCGTTAATTATGATATTTAGTCATAATTACATAATTGGTTATTTTGAAAAGTTTTCTTCAATTTCCATgtgatttgat
Coding sequences within it:
- the LOC107915797 gene encoding ACT domain-containing protein ACR10, translating into MGILREDVVVISPAEKAGDPTVISVNCPDKTGLGCDLCRIVLHFGLSIARGDFSTDGKWCYIVLWVDGKTNTRWDLLEKRLLEVCPSYFSTSGIDYYRPVNQQPKQLDVYLLKFWCSCVRKGLLHDITLVLFDLELTIKRVKVSTTPDGKVMDLFFITDTRELLHTKERQGETILHFITALGDILESCEIESAGEEITACSQGTSFLPSAITEDMFSLELPARHPGGLLASDPISVTVDNSLSPSHTLIQILCQDHKGLIYDSMRTLKDYNIQVSYGRFFANRRGGCELDLFIVQADGKKIIDRNKQNALCSRLRMELFRPLRVAVVSRGPDTELLVANPVELSGRGRPLVFHDITLALKNLNIQIFSVEIGRHMICDREWEVYRILLDEGDSHHVSRNMIEEGVRKLLMGWE